Genomic window (Agrobacterium larrymoorei):
TTCCCCTAAAATCTTTAAGGCAGCTAACTTGGTCTGACCAAGATTGTCAAATGGCGAAGAAATGAGCAGGAACTGCCTATTCTTTGACGTTGACGGCCTGACCAAAATCCGATCTTCTGCAACAAACAAAACCCTTGGTCAGACCAAGACGGAGAACAAACCTGGTTGAAGCGGCGATCAAGAGGACAGCGGGAGCGGCAAGCGCAGGCGGAAGCACTGTGGCGGCCACGGTCAAAGCGCTCGCCTCGATGATCGCCGAAGGCCATTGGTCGCAAGGCGCAGCACTTCCGCCGCAGCGAGAACTCGCTAGGCTTCTGGACATCAGCCGGGCAACACTTCGTGAGGCCATCTCCGTTTTGTTGACCACCGGCAAAATCAAAGCTCAAGACAATGGTCGCGGGTTCATCATCGCTGAGGCCAGCGACGAGGGAAACGGTGCTTGGCCGCAAGCCGCCCCCTACTCTCTTCGCGAGGTTTACCAGTTGCGGCATGTTGTCGAGAGTTACGCAGCGCAACTTGCTGCGATCTCCCGCACGCAGGACGATCTTGCCGCCCTCCGCAACACGCTCGCTGCCTTTCGCCGCGCGGCACATGA
Coding sequences:
- a CDS encoding FadR/GntR family transcriptional regulator: MAATVKALASMIAEGHWSQGAALPPQRELARLLDISRATLREAISVLLTTGKIKAQDNGRGFIIAEASDEGNGAWPQAAPYSLREVYQLRHVVESYAAQLAAISRTQDDLAALRNTLAAFRRAAHDADLGGYVEADTEFHRQILAISGNRLLVDMHRTFAVVMQESQRMPVLHPGDLWPAVKEHELILEAIERGDPDGAHYYMRKHISMGGSRSGLSPTELP